One Roseimaritima multifibrata DNA window includes the following coding sequences:
- a CDS encoding tellurite resistance TerB family protein — MQHLSPIVQLQNIVVMAAADGSLSADEIAFLSERYLELGLEEDDLQRAIAYGLDEKAALQVPQNVNEQESLLRDLARMMSVDQQISENEKRLLALAAAMMKIDSERLSKIIQQAIHSPPPNQL; from the coding sequence GTGCAGCATCTTTCCCCCATAGTGCAGTTGCAAAACATCGTTGTGATGGCGGCCGCCGATGGTTCGCTTTCCGCCGATGAAATCGCATTTCTAAGTGAGCGATACTTGGAACTTGGTTTAGAGGAGGATGATCTGCAGCGAGCCATCGCATACGGGCTGGATGAGAAAGCGGCTTTGCAGGTCCCTCAAAATGTCAACGAGCAGGAAAGCCTGCTCCGCGATTTGGCGCGTATGATGTCGGTCGATCAGCAGATCAGTGAAAACGAGAAACGCTTGCTTGCACTCGCGGCAGCTATGATGAAAATCGACAGCGAACGACTTTCGAAGATCATCCAGCAAGCCATTCATTCTCCTCCGCCGAATCAACTTTAG
- a CDS encoding DUF6807 domain-containing protein, with protein MFHKFRPIRRRWLFAVTACSVATFCGVPATSDAVEPVAPAERYTVETTDEGATIHLDGKLLTKYVAHSKSKPILWPLIGPGGAAVTRGYPMQDAIATEKADHPHHRSFWMTHGEVNGVDFWAEGEGKGQIVADGAPEVKGGENATLVAKHNWMAPDGKRVMADKWELTFGENDSQSWIDCVFSLTATDGDVVFGDTKEGSFGIRVAGTIKMDGEGKGSIVNAEGVKGKETWAKSSAWVDYYGPVEGKTQGIAILNHPSSFGYPTRWHVRSYGLFAANPFGVHHFIGGDETEGTLLPAGETLKLVYRVILHNGSTEAADIPAQWKAYSETTVE; from the coding sequence ATGTTCCACAAGTTTCGTCCGATTCGTCGTCGTTGGTTGTTTGCTGTAACCGCCTGCAGTGTTGCAACGTTTTGCGGAGTCCCCGCTACCAGTGACGCTGTCGAACCCGTTGCCCCCGCCGAACGATATACGGTGGAAACAACGGATGAAGGTGCCACGATCCACCTGGATGGCAAACTTTTGACGAAGTACGTAGCCCATTCGAAAAGCAAGCCCATTCTGTGGCCGCTGATCGGGCCTGGCGGAGCGGCTGTGACTCGCGGCTATCCGATGCAGGACGCAATCGCCACCGAAAAAGCGGATCATCCACATCATCGCTCCTTCTGGATGACTCATGGTGAAGTGAATGGAGTCGACTTTTGGGCCGAAGGAGAAGGAAAGGGGCAAATCGTTGCCGATGGAGCTCCCGAAGTTAAAGGCGGCGAAAACGCAACTCTGGTTGCCAAACACAACTGGATGGCTCCCGACGGCAAACGCGTGATGGCCGACAAGTGGGAACTGACCTTTGGCGAAAACGATAGCCAAAGTTGGATCGACTGCGTCTTTTCTTTGACCGCGACCGACGGAGACGTTGTGTTCGGGGATACCAAAGAAGGAAGTTTTGGAATCCGAGTTGCCGGAACCATCAAAATGGATGGCGAAGGAAAAGGAAGTATTGTCAACGCAGAAGGTGTGAAAGGAAAAGAGACCTGGGCAAAGTCCTCCGCATGGGTCGATTATTACGGGCCTGTCGAAGGCAAGACGCAGGGGATCGCCATCCTGAATCATCCTTCCAGCTTCGGCTATCCAACTCGCTGGCATGTTCGTAGCTATGGCTTGTTCGCTGCCAACCCGTTTGGCGTCCACCATTTTATTGGAGGCGATGAGACCGAAGGAACACTTTTGCCCGCCGGTGAAACCTTGAAATTGGTTTATCGTGTTATCCTTCACAATGGCTCAACCGAAGCGGCGGATATCCCAGCTCAGTGGAAAGCGTACAGCGAAACCACTGTTGAATAA
- a CDS encoding ImuA family protein, producing the protein MAIQTAQVRRLQQQVARLEGSNRVVDQPAVSCGVPPLDALLPRGGFSTSGMVEWLATSPGGGARLLSMLAAAACLRVRSGPLLVVDQAGTFYPPAAIQLGIPADRLIWVRPSERQDQVWAIDQGLRCGAIAAVWSPLGSWLDDRDARRFQLAAETGNTQAFFVRPGAVHGEPSHAEVRWYVAQKESEDLSQTAASESVEGSSGREIRATLARCRGGQINRSATFIVSEQGTIDAVSTPPRRIASHRTGSSSGTRTSWGRQPSRNLSEAAGDLAAQLARPATGQRRKNSA; encoded by the coding sequence ATGGCCATTCAGACAGCGCAGGTGCGGCGATTGCAGCAGCAGGTCGCCCGTCTTGAAGGAAGCAATCGGGTCGTGGATCAGCCGGCGGTTTCGTGTGGAGTTCCCCCGTTGGATGCTTTGTTGCCCCGAGGCGGATTTTCGACAAGCGGGATGGTGGAATGGCTGGCGACTTCTCCGGGGGGAGGGGCTCGGTTGCTGTCGATGCTTGCTGCGGCCGCTTGCCTGCGCGTTCGTTCAGGACCTTTGTTGGTGGTCGATCAAGCGGGGACTTTTTATCCTCCGGCAGCGATTCAGTTGGGGATTCCAGCGGATCGTCTGATCTGGGTTCGCCCTTCCGAGCGGCAGGACCAGGTGTGGGCGATCGATCAGGGGCTGCGGTGCGGGGCGATCGCGGCGGTCTGGAGTCCGCTTGGCAGTTGGTTGGATGATCGGGATGCGAGACGTTTTCAGTTGGCTGCTGAAACTGGAAACACGCAAGCTTTTTTTGTTCGTCCTGGAGCGGTCCATGGAGAACCCAGTCACGCCGAAGTCCGCTGGTATGTGGCTCAAAAAGAATCAGAGGATCTCTCGCAGACGGCTGCTTCGGAATCCGTTGAGGGCTCAAGCGGGCGAGAAATCCGAGCCACATTGGCTCGCTGCCGAGGCGGCCAGATCAATCGTTCGGCTACGTTTATTGTCAGTGAACAAGGAACCATCGATGCCGTTTCCACCCCGCCACGACGCATCGCTTCGCACCGCACCGGATCCTCGTCGGGAACACGAACTTCATGGGGACGACAGCCCTCCCGGAACCTCTCCGAGGCGGCTGGCGATCTGGCTGCCCAATTGGCCCGTCCAGCGACTGGCCAACGTCGAAAAAATTCCGCCTGA
- a CDS encoding ribonuclease H family protein translates to MLLIATDEAGYGPKLGPLVIAATVWRLPDSKPMQAIEALSEKVVLPGLPAISVADSKTVFKPRQKQGLLGLETTMNAAVQWAFPKKKRKSFYDWLAMSAPADVRPLTDQPWFAKTDLQKAPFLTCSRLQDCQEFAAEELRRVWQAKGAELVSVVQRVIDAKRFNLACQQATNKAQVLSELTNGMVAQVIAEQTDEKIAVYCDRHGGRAYYGPLLKQAIPESSVTIESETKNESRYRLEVGKQQIEWRFTVKGDSFPPVSFASMLAKYTRERSMECFNRYWGAETVSALKPTAGYPQDAVRFLEEIETDREERQIPVEMLVRSR, encoded by the coding sequence ATGTTGCTGATCGCCACCGACGAAGCGGGATATGGGCCAAAGCTTGGACCGCTGGTGATCGCCGCAACCGTTTGGCGGCTGCCCGATTCGAAACCGATGCAGGCGATCGAAGCGTTGAGCGAAAAAGTGGTCCTGCCGGGGCTGCCGGCCATCTCGGTCGCAGATTCGAAAACCGTCTTTAAACCTCGCCAGAAACAAGGTTTACTGGGACTGGAAACGACCATGAACGCCGCCGTTCAGTGGGCATTTCCGAAGAAGAAACGAAAATCGTTCTACGACTGGCTGGCGATGAGTGCTCCAGCGGACGTTCGGCCCCTTACCGATCAACCCTGGTTCGCGAAAACCGACCTCCAAAAAGCTCCCTTCCTCACCTGCTCGCGACTGCAGGATTGCCAAGAATTCGCCGCGGAAGAACTGCGTAGGGTCTGGCAGGCGAAGGGGGCCGAACTGGTTTCCGTTGTACAGCGGGTCATCGACGCGAAACGCTTTAATCTTGCCTGCCAACAGGCCACCAATAAGGCACAGGTCCTATCCGAACTTACAAACGGCATGGTCGCACAGGTCATCGCCGAACAGACGGATGAGAAAATTGCCGTCTACTGTGACCGGCACGGAGGACGCGCTTATTATGGCCCGCTTTTAAAGCAGGCAATCCCCGAAAGCAGCGTCACTATTGAATCGGAAACCAAAAATGAAAGCCGCTACCGCCTGGAAGTTGGCAAGCAACAGATCGAATGGCGTTTCACCGTAAAAGGAGACTCGTTCCCGCCGGTGTCCTTTGCTTCGATGCTGGCCAAATATACTCGCGAGCGGTCGATGGAGTGCTTTAATCGATACTGGGGCGCAGAGACCGTGTCAGCGCTGAAACCGACCGCGGGCTACCCTCAGGACGCGGTCCGGTTTCTTGAGGAGATCGAAACGGATCGAGAAGAGCGGCAAATCCCGGTGGAAATGCTTGTTCGATCCCGATGA
- a CDS encoding inositol monophosphatase family protein — protein MNDKSPLQTAVRAARAGAVELMQRWDHRLVREKGPKDLVTDADLASQKAVRDILMGAYPENAFVGEENGETQPPEAVRDGELGAPACWIVDPLDGTVNYVHQLQSFAVSIALFAEGKLQVGVVYDPTREEMFTAERGKGAFLNGQPFTASDCTKLNEALVACSFATSVPRDSVEIERFVRMLGECQSIRRLGSCALNLCYVAAGRLDGYWAASVKSWDAAAGALIALEAGAQIAGLEGEPFDVWEPKFVAAATPVLQQRMLKIFAD, from the coding sequence ATGAATGATAAGTCACCTTTGCAGACTGCAGTTCGAGCCGCTCGTGCGGGAGCTGTCGAATTAATGCAGCGTTGGGATCACCGCTTGGTCCGAGAAAAAGGGCCTAAAGACCTAGTGACGGACGCTGATTTGGCGTCTCAGAAAGCGGTGCGAGACATCTTGATGGGGGCGTATCCCGAAAATGCATTTGTCGGTGAAGAGAACGGAGAAACGCAGCCGCCCGAAGCCGTTCGCGATGGAGAACTTGGAGCCCCCGCATGCTGGATTGTCGATCCCTTGGATGGGACCGTGAATTACGTGCATCAGTTGCAAAGTTTTGCGGTATCGATAGCTCTTTTTGCAGAAGGAAAGTTACAGGTCGGCGTCGTTTACGATCCGACGAGAGAAGAGATGTTCACGGCGGAACGAGGGAAAGGGGCTTTTTTGAACGGGCAACCCTTTACCGCTAGCGATTGCACGAAACTGAACGAAGCCTTGGTCGCTTGTAGTTTTGCGACCAGTGTTCCCCGCGATTCGGTTGAAATCGAAAGGTTTGTGCGGATGTTGGGGGAATGCCAGTCGATTCGGCGGTTAGGGTCCTGTGCCTTAAACCTCTGCTACGTCGCCGCCGGCAGGTTGGATGGCTATTGGGCTGCCAGCGTGAAGAGCTGGGATGCGGCGGCAGGAGCTCTCATCGCGCTGGAGGCTGGAGCTCAAATCGCAGGTTTGGAGGGAGAGCCATTTGATGTTTGGGAACCCAAATTTGTCGCAGCGGCAACACCGGTTCTGCAGCAAAGGATGCTAAAAATCTTTGCCGATTGA
- a CDS encoding phosphopantothenoylcysteine decarboxylase domain-containing protein has protein sequence MAKILITSGPTRQYLDPVRYLTNGSSGRMGAALASAAASRGHEVVVVSGPVQVQYPDSVTVIPVVTTDEMLAAACEQFESCDGAIGAAAPCDYQPRQMKTEKISKTGDTLKLELIETADVIATLGQRKRKGQWVVGFALETEDRRFRSIVKLEQKHCDLMVSNGPEAIDSDDNHVELLVGEGEVLASLQGTKEQVAIDLLAAIENRLIEKHLIG, from the coding sequence GTGGCAAAAATACTAATTACCTCCGGACCGACCCGGCAGTACCTCGACCCTGTCCGCTATTTAACGAATGGATCCAGTGGTCGGATGGGCGCTGCACTTGCCAGCGCAGCCGCCTCACGCGGGCATGAAGTGGTGGTCGTGTCAGGTCCGGTTCAGGTTCAATATCCGGATTCGGTAACCGTCATTCCTGTGGTCACCACGGATGAAATGTTGGCGGCCGCATGTGAGCAGTTTGAATCGTGTGATGGAGCGATCGGTGCTGCGGCTCCATGCGATTATCAGCCGAGGCAAATGAAGACGGAAAAGATCTCGAAAACCGGCGATACCCTAAAACTAGAATTGATCGAAACGGCCGATGTGATCGCGACGCTTGGGCAGCGTAAGCGAAAGGGGCAGTGGGTCGTGGGATTCGCGTTGGAAACCGAGGATCGCCGCTTCCGTTCCATCGTGAAACTGGAACAGAAGCATTGCGACTTGATGGTTAGCAATGGCCCCGAAGCGATCGATTCCGACGATAACCATGTGGAATTACTGGTCGGCGAAGGAGAGGTTTTGGCATCTCTCCAGGGAACCAAAGAGCAAGTTGCGATCGATCTGCTGGCAGCAATCGAGAATCGTTTGATCGAGAAACATTTGATCGGCTAA
- a CDS encoding NfeD family protein, with the protein MMRSNHSPWRASLMLRLLATLLVGVGFCVGGPTLGWSNQEAENPFVEANAQAPAEKQAPADTNPAPAAEPDNAAPVAPAAQAPRAAQAAPAAQAKRGYVLSVPLPITVEAGNQLIDRLKSLAKKPLVVGERQIVLLEFGTPDSSQDGTGTEFEEALRLARVISGPELRNLRIVAFVTKPVRGHAVLPILACDQLLVTPQASVGDASADDVDPDPSIQLLYESIAARRGLFPQSLVDAMLNPGLELVQVTELDGTRRLVSGEELDKIRAAGESLQESQLSTPGATAILDGNALRQARMASHQVQSLEEAADALRIAAWERPEATTRVKVENGTLVELNGNVTTNRIRRIEANLASPANHRDTDAWIVVIDSPGGSLEDSMRLASTFSVVAQDQRLAAGWVQTEALGDSILIAASCRPFLVASDARLGGPGAQNLTPQDVRQMQEAIDQIAMDANRPATVLAGLLDPELKVFHYTDGKTGRKRIATPEQIAREEEQDQSERWSQGDPIDLSQGISGAQAVELGLADGIAENLEAVTAEIGLKNEPRRLSDRKIVRAVEWLGNRPFLPVLLLMIGFMTFSMELSAPGLGVPGFISMLCFSLFFWMSFLAGTAEWLELVAFGLGVIFILIEIFVVPGVGVFGLGGLAMLISGVVLASQTFVIPRNPYQYARMSETLWMVIASCVSLVAGVILLRLLLPNTKLFGHLHLAAPDGDLVEQREQLVHFEHLVGTTGTTVTALRPAGKARIGDNVYAVVSDGSAINEGEPITVLEVHGNRIVVIGEE; encoded by the coding sequence ATGATGCGATCCAATCACTCTCCATGGCGTGCGAGTCTTATGCTGCGATTGTTGGCCACTTTACTCGTTGGAGTCGGTTTCTGTGTTGGCGGTCCTACTTTGGGCTGGTCGAACCAGGAAGCAGAAAATCCGTTCGTCGAAGCAAACGCACAGGCTCCTGCGGAAAAACAGGCTCCTGCGGACACCAATCCTGCGCCGGCAGCCGAACCAGACAACGCAGCCCCCGTCGCTCCAGCGGCGCAGGCACCTAGAGCGGCTCAGGCTGCTCCAGCTGCGCAGGCGAAACGAGGATACGTGCTATCGGTTCCGCTTCCGATCACCGTCGAAGCTGGCAACCAATTGATCGACCGCCTGAAATCGTTGGCCAAGAAGCCGCTGGTTGTCGGGGAACGTCAAATCGTCTTGCTAGAATTCGGGACGCCCGATTCGTCTCAGGATGGGACGGGTACCGAATTCGAAGAAGCCCTTCGTCTGGCGCGCGTGATCAGTGGCCCCGAACTGCGGAACCTTCGTATCGTCGCGTTTGTAACCAAGCCGGTACGCGGGCACGCCGTATTACCCATCCTGGCTTGTGACCAACTATTAGTAACCCCGCAAGCCTCCGTCGGGGATGCGTCTGCAGACGACGTCGATCCCGATCCCTCCATTCAATTGTTGTATGAATCGATCGCGGCACGTCGCGGACTGTTTCCGCAGTCACTGGTCGATGCAATGTTGAACCCTGGCTTGGAACTGGTTCAAGTCACGGAACTCGATGGAACGCGACGGCTGGTTAGTGGTGAAGAACTAGACAAGATCCGTGCTGCAGGCGAATCGCTGCAAGAATCACAGCTCTCCACCCCGGGGGCGACCGCGATCCTTGATGGCAACGCGCTTCGCCAAGCGAGAATGGCAAGCCATCAGGTTCAATCGCTAGAAGAGGCTGCGGACGCGCTGCGAATTGCCGCCTGGGAACGGCCCGAAGCGACCACCCGCGTCAAAGTCGAAAACGGAACTTTGGTCGAATTAAACGGCAACGTTACGACCAACAGAATTCGGCGAATCGAAGCCAACTTGGCATCGCCTGCCAACCATCGTGACACCGACGCCTGGATTGTTGTCATCGATAGTCCTGGCGGCAGCCTGGAAGACAGCATGCGGTTGGCCAGTACGTTCTCGGTCGTTGCCCAGGACCAACGGCTGGCTGCCGGCTGGGTACAAACCGAAGCGTTGGGCGATTCGATTCTTATCGCCGCATCGTGCCGTCCTTTCTTGGTCGCAAGTGACGCCCGTCTGGGAGGTCCCGGAGCCCAGAACTTAACCCCTCAAGACGTTCGCCAAATGCAGGAAGCGATCGACCAAATCGCGATGGATGCCAACCGTCCGGCAACCGTCCTGGCCGGGCTGCTGGATCCCGAACTAAAGGTCTTTCACTACACCGACGGTAAAACCGGACGCAAACGGATCGCAACCCCCGAACAGATTGCCCGCGAAGAAGAACAGGACCAAAGCGAACGCTGGTCCCAAGGGGATCCGATCGATTTGTCGCAAGGAATTTCAGGGGCCCAAGCGGTCGAGCTAGGATTGGCCGACGGGATCGCAGAGAACCTGGAAGCGGTCACCGCCGAAATCGGACTGAAAAATGAACCACGTCGACTGTCGGACCGAAAAATCGTCCGAGCGGTTGAGTGGCTAGGGAACCGCCCCTTCCTCCCCGTCCTGTTGCTGATGATCGGTTTCATGACGTTTTCGATGGAATTGAGCGCTCCTGGGCTGGGCGTTCCCGGATTCATTTCCATGCTCTGCTTTTCGTTATTCTTCTGGATGAGTTTCCTAGCGGGGACGGCGGAGTGGCTGGAGCTGGTCGCCTTTGGATTGGGGGTGATCTTTATCCTGATTGAGATCTTTGTGGTCCCGGGGGTAGGAGTGTTTGGGCTGGGCGGTCTGGCAATGCTGATCAGCGGAGTCGTCCTTGCCAGCCAAACGTTTGTGATCCCACGCAACCCGTACCAATACGCCCGGATGAGCGAAACGCTATGGATGGTGATCGCCAGCTGTGTCAGCTTGGTGGCCGGAGTGATCCTGCTAAGGCTATTGCTGCCCAACACCAAACTGTTTGGACATTTACACCTAGCTGCCCCCGACGGTGACTTGGTCGAGCAACGCGAACAACTGGTCCATTTCGAACACCTTGTCGGTACCACCGGAACCACCGTCACCGCACTGCGTCCCGCAGGCAAAGCTCGAATTGGTGACAACGTCTATGCAGTCGTCAGTGACGGCTCGGCGATCAATGAAGGCGAACCGATCACGGTCCTAGAAGTCCATGGAAATCGAATCGTCGTGATCGGCGAGGAATAG
- a CDS encoding DinB/UmuC family translesion DNA polymerase, with translation MRIDQALGDVDQTLPVHHATTTYNAEIELEYPTAATDLLQHRIEQLIGQLANKLRRRQQGALRLSCRFDFSASSCQTLQVGLFAPTADHAHLNSLLQGVFERQPLEGPVQRIAIMAPLTGPLQMYQPSLLQDDPTHTAEESSRQLACLIDGLSSRLGRTQVLGVRTNANPLPEQAFRPFPLTGRQPTRRAGRSYPRKRPFVTSANLPTSPLRRPLDLLSAPEPIQVLAQTPTGEPARLQTRRSAQPLQVQRIWGPERIETGWWKGPSIRRDYYRLETTTSQWLWVFRQMGSGQWYLHGWFG, from the coding sequence ATGCGAATCGATCAGGCACTTGGTGATGTTGACCAAACGCTGCCGGTGCATCACGCCACGACCACCTACAACGCCGAAATCGAACTGGAGTATCCGACCGCGGCGACCGACCTGCTTCAGCACCGTATCGAGCAGCTGATTGGGCAATTAGCCAACAAGCTCCGGCGTCGGCAGCAAGGGGCGCTGCGGTTAAGCTGCCGCTTTGATTTTTCAGCCAGCAGTTGCCAGACGCTGCAGGTCGGGTTGTTTGCACCGACCGCCGACCACGCGCATTTGAACTCGCTGTTGCAAGGTGTTTTTGAACGCCAGCCGTTGGAGGGCCCTGTCCAGCGAATCGCCATCATGGCCCCTTTGACAGGCCCGCTGCAAATGTATCAACCAAGTTTGCTGCAGGACGACCCAACCCATACGGCAGAAGAAAGCTCTCGCCAGTTGGCTTGTCTGATCGATGGTTTAAGCAGCCGTTTGGGAAGAACGCAGGTGCTTGGTGTGCGGACCAACGCCAACCCTCTTCCCGAGCAGGCCTTTCGTCCTTTTCCTTTGACCGGTCGTCAGCCAACGCGACGTGCGGGCCGATCGTATCCCCGAAAGAGGCCGTTTGTCACTTCGGCAAACCTTCCCACATCGCCCTTGCGACGTCCCTTGGATTTGCTCTCCGCACCTGAACCGATTCAGGTTCTTGCCCAAACACCAACTGGCGAGCCGGCTCGTTTGCAGACCAGACGTTCGGCGCAGCCTCTGCAGGTTCAACGCATCTGGGGGCCGGAACGGATTGAAACGGGGTGGTGGAAAGGCCCCTCCATTCGACGAGACTACTACCGTTTGGAAACGACCACCAGCCAGTGGCTGTGGGTCTTTCGCCAGATGGGGAGTGGGCAATGGTATTTGCACGGCTGGTTTGGCTAA
- a CDS encoding dihydrodipicolinate synthase family protein has protein sequence METISRIRPRRKIQGMSAILLPLTQENQVDWQGFEDHVARTAAAGLVPTVNMDTGYANLISEELRVQVLSETKRIVAGGPYVAGAFVGDQPGDAFNEAAYCKQVESIQQHGGTPILFQSYGLTQQNDDAIVSAYEKIAAHCDTFYAFELGTMFAPFGKIYSLDVYAGLMQIAACLGAKHSSLSRDLEWQRLDLRDAQRADFRVLTGNDLAIDMVMYGSDYLLGLSTFAPEAFARRDRMWEEGDSAFYELNDLLQYLGMFAFRDPVPAYKHNAAQFLHLRGWIETANTFPGSPTRPESDVAILKDILDRLETEC, from the coding sequence TTGGAGACTATTTCTCGCATTCGTCCTCGACGTAAAATCCAAGGCATGTCGGCGATCCTGCTTCCCCTGACCCAGGAAAATCAGGTCGATTGGCAAGGATTTGAAGACCATGTCGCCCGGACGGCCGCCGCCGGTCTTGTGCCAACGGTAAACATGGACACCGGATATGCCAATCTGATTTCGGAAGAACTGCGTGTGCAGGTGCTTTCGGAAACGAAGCGGATTGTCGCAGGTGGCCCTTATGTGGCGGGAGCCTTTGTCGGCGATCAACCGGGTGACGCTTTTAATGAAGCGGCGTACTGCAAGCAGGTCGAATCGATTCAGCAGCACGGGGGGACTCCGATCCTGTTTCAGTCCTACGGGCTGACTCAGCAAAACGACGACGCAATCGTCAGCGCCTACGAAAAAATTGCCGCCCACTGCGATACTTTTTACGCGTTTGAACTGGGGACCATGTTCGCCCCATTTGGCAAAATCTATAGCCTAGATGTCTACGCTGGCTTGATGCAGATTGCCGCTTGCCTAGGCGCCAAACATTCTTCGCTGTCACGCGACCTGGAATGGCAACGGCTTGACCTGCGTGATGCCCAGCGAGCCGATTTCCGTGTCCTGACCGGCAACGACTTGGCGATCGACATGGTCATGTACGGAAGCGATTACCTGCTGGGGCTAAGCACGTTTGCGCCCGAAGCCTTCGCGCGTCGTGACAGGATGTGGGAAGAAGGCGATTCGGCTTTCTACGAGCTGAACGATTTACTGCAGTACTTGGGAATGTTCGCGTTCCGCGATCCGGTCCCAGCCTACAAACACAATGCCGCTCAATTCCTTCACCTGCGGGGCTGGATCGAAACCGCAAACACGTTCCCCGGCAGCCCGACTCGCCCGGAAAGCGACGTTGCGATCCTAAAAGATATTCTGGATCGATTGGAAACCGAATGTTAA
- a CDS encoding DUF1559 domain-containing protein has protein sequence MTRKHFSRQGFTLVELLVVIAIIGVLVGLLLPAVQAAREAARRMQCGNNLKQLGLALHNYHSSNEQFPMHLGGTSPGTDTSTDAAFLTGNNRQLSFLVGLLPQLEQGPLYDEIRTPTGFPSMGPDPRYAGFTPWSTQLAALRCPSDSGTATSGQTGRTNYGPNLGDNPIAAGFGGFNKFGVGDPDRAHCRGAFFPRLAMQFRDFKDGTSNTVHVAELATDDGTGILRTQAIVNLGAIWGGGMGPAKAPACIATIDAADPQYYLSPVATGNVIGRGSHWASGVPMYSGITTIRPPNAESCADAGPGSAGQFAAGSNHPGGCQVLMVDGSVKFVGETIDTGDQALAAQTGGRKSNYGVWGAVGTRSAKETKTLN, from the coding sequence ATGACGCGAAAGCATTTCTCGCGACAAGGTTTTACGCTTGTCGAACTGTTAGTTGTTATCGCCATCATCGGCGTTTTGGTTGGCCTCTTGCTTCCAGCGGTTCAAGCGGCGCGTGAAGCGGCTCGTCGAATGCAGTGTGGCAACAATCTAAAACAACTGGGCTTAGCTCTTCACAATTACCACAGCAGCAACGAACAATTTCCAATGCATCTTGGGGGGACTTCCCCAGGGACGGACACCTCCACCGATGCCGCTTTTCTGACCGGTAACAATCGTCAGTTAAGCTTCCTCGTCGGCTTGCTACCACAGCTGGAGCAGGGGCCGTTGTACGACGAAATTCGCACTCCAACCGGTTTCCCATCAATGGGACCGGACCCACGGTACGCAGGTTTCACGCCTTGGAGCACTCAGTTGGCGGCGCTTCGTTGCCCCAGCGATTCGGGAACCGCAACCAGCGGCCAGACCGGACGAACCAATTACGGCCCGAATCTTGGAGACAATCCGATCGCGGCTGGGTTTGGTGGGTTTAACAAATTTGGCGTCGGCGATCCCGACCGAGCTCATTGCCGAGGAGCCTTTTTCCCTCGTTTGGCGATGCAATTCCGCGATTTCAAGGACGGAACCTCCAACACCGTTCATGTCGCTGAACTTGCCACCGATGACGGTACCGGAATCCTTCGCACTCAGGCGATCGTGAATCTTGGAGCTATTTGGGGTGGTGGAATGGGCCCTGCGAAAGCACCTGCCTGCATTGCAACCATCGATGCCGCGGATCCGCAGTACTACCTAAGCCCAGTCGCAACGGGAAATGTCATCGGGCGTGGTTCGCATTGGGCTTCGGGAGTTCCGATGTACAGCGGCATCACCACCATTCGGCCTCCAAACGCGGAAAGCTGTGCGGATGCGGGCCCAGGTTCGGCAGGGCAATTTGCCGCTGGCAGTAATCATCCGGGCGGATGCCAAGTATTGATGGTCGACGGATCGGTCAAATTCGTCGGCGAAACGATCGATACCGGCGACCAGGCGCTGGCCGCACAAACCGGTGGTAGGAAGAGCAACTACGGCGTATGGGGTGCTGTTGGGACTCGATCTGCCAAAGAAACCAAAACGCTTAACTGA